The genomic stretch CCTtttgttgctctgtctctgtgactgttgcTCCCTCAgatcccatctctgtctctttctccagccttttttttttttagatatacacatgtgtgtgtgtctttgtgcatttgtgtgagaacatgtacacacaaacatatgtttGAATCTAATCAAAAAGCAATTTCTTTTTGTGCAAGTGTTACGTGCGTTCggatggtgtacgtgtgtgtgtgtgtgtgtgtgtgtgtgtgtgcgtgtgtgtgtgtgtgtgtgtgtgtgtgcatttggcaATTTTTGTGCCTGTTTCTTTATGAGCCTGATTTtactacatgtatacatattgtgtgtgtgtgtgtgtgtgtgtttgatgtgcacTTCAGCATGACGCTTTGTAATGACTTCCCTTCTGTTCACAGTTGCCAACTGGGGTTTACCGCTGGCGGCTTTGGGAGACCTGAAGAAAGATCCAGAAGTGATCAGTGGTAACATGACTGCAGGTAAGTTCAAATACACCTCTCACAGGATCGCAACCTTGATGTGATCAGAGGGTTTATGTGTCTCAATGATCCAGAGACCCTTTCATGCAGGTAATATCGCCCAGGATGGACAAGTTGAAGGGTACCGACTAGACAAATAGTGATCCACTGTTCCTTGGGTTGGGCATTGATTTAGTGCCACTGTCttcataaagaaataataatttgCTCCAGAAATGCCTACAAAAACGTAGAAACGTGCACCTGGAAAAGGAAGGGCTTCTGTGTCGAAGTTCAAATGACTGTATGGTGTCCCATTAGCATTCATGCAGCATACATGTTTATAATTTGttgaatttgaatttgtatttctttttatcacaatagatttctctgtgtgaaattcgggccgctctccccagggagagcgcatcgctgcactacagtgccacccatttttttgtattttttcctgcgtacagttttacttgttttttcttatcaaagtggatttttcaacagaattttgccaggaacagcccttttttgccgtgggttctattacatgcgctaagtgcatgctgcacacgggacctcggtttatcatcttatctgaatgactagtgtccaggtatagtggagggggagaaaatactggcggctgagccatgatttgaaccagcacgctcagattctcttgcttcctaggcggacgtgttacctctaggccatcactccactccaagatCAGCCCAGAAAATAATTTTGCCATGGAGAACCCTTTTGgtgccatgtttgtttgtttttaatgtgcgctaagtgcatgctccacacaggacctctgtttatcgtctcatccgaatgaccaagaacaaaaaatgatgaagaactaaaatcacaaaatcaTGAAAATGTTGACAATGTGCACACTGATCAGTATCATTGTTCATAAAGTTGAGCAATGAAGTAAAAAGTTGCAGGATAAAATGATCAGCCATCATCCTGCAGTCAAGTCCTTTGAACAGTGTTTAAAGACGTTTTGGTTTTATATTGACTTATCCAGTTTTATCTAACAATTAATGATTAAaacttcatttctttcattctccaATAGTTCTTTATACTCATGTCTTGCTATCCAAACTGATTTTTCCATCTTACATTTCTTCTGCTGAATACACATCCCTGGTCTAACCAGTCCTCAGACCTTTCAGTATTGTTAACAGAGACACATTTCTTCATGCATTCTGCACATCCTTTTAAACATTCGTAACATTCATGAAATATATGTACGGTTTACATCTACAGCAGTTATTGTCATGGCAGCATCAGTTAGAACACAAGTTCTTTCAGACCCCTGAAGAAATGGTCTGTCTCATTGTTCCATACCAGTCACAGAAAAGTGAACTGTAAATATGATACTAACATGTTTGGTTTGgtgtgcaggtgttttttttctctgtacatTACCAGGGCTCTTGAAGTACAAATAGCATCACCGCCTTTCTGGAAGTTCCATGCTAGAAATTTCCCCTTTTCTGTTACTCTCCTTGTTTCTAGCCTTTGTTCTtctttcactgttgtctgctttccctgccttcccagtccgttcccctttcttttctccaggctccagcaaaccttgacacttttgcctctcttttctgcagtctgtgatgtactgtctgtgctgtttttctCTGGTGATTAGGTGATGATATTATAAACAAcatttggtggaggggggggggggggggggggggttggcggtaTTATTTGCTTATAAATCTGGCCTTTTTAgttatgtctctgtgtatgtgtatgtgtggctttgaagtagtaaaaaataaaataaaataaaaagtatttttgataattattttactttttttttgtaatcagaggatgattcttcttcttcatcgtttgtgggctgcaactcccacgttcactggtatataCACAATTGGGCTTtcatatgtatgaccgttttttaccctgccttgtaggcagccatactccgttttcgagtgtTCAGGGGATGATAAATTCAGAAGAAGGGCTGATGTCTTCTTCACAGACTAGTCTTACTTCGCATAAGGACCTTGATGGTTAAGATAATATGTCCCAACTGTTGTTTTGTAGAATggtgcggggttttttttttcagatattttttttctgatggtgTTGAGTTTgacatgattgttgttgttattttgttgttgttgttgttgttgggcagtcgtgatatggccctgtgcggtcggctggactataattATAAGCGACAGTGTTGAAATGTGTGCAGCCCTTGCCGTGTACTCGCTGTGCTTCATGCGCTTTGCCTGGAAGGTGCAGCCCCGCAACCTGTTCCTCATGTCCTGCCACATCACCAACGAGATCGCTCAGCTCATGCAGGGCACACGCTTCATCAACTACCAGTGAGTGCCCCATCATCGTATGGGGGTTcgggtgtgttattgttgttgtaaaaatATGTGGGATGTTATAATCATcattcgacgggcgccatagccgaatggttaaagcgttggactttcgatctgagggtcccgggttcgaatcacggtgacggcgcctggtgggtaaagggtggagatttttacgatctcccaggtcaacatatgtgcagacctgctagtgcctgaaaccccttcgtgtgtatatgcaagcagaagatcaaatacgcacgttaaagatcctgtaatccatgtcagcgttcggtgggttatggaaacaagaacatacccagcatgcacacccccgaaaacggagtatggctgtctacatggcggggtaaaaacggtcatacacataaaagcccactcgtttgcatacaagtgaacgcagaagaagaagaagaagataatcatcATTCTGGCAACAATTTGAACTGAAAttcacacacaggcgcacatgcacacacacacacacacgcacacaaagacagagacagacagacacccagacagatagacaggcacatgccttctctctctctctctctttctctgtgtctgtcaagtTTTCCTAGTATGTTAGAACCATTTGTAAATAACTGTTGTTGGTCATGTTCTGAGTGCTGTAATCAGAATCCACCTGCAAGGTAAATGTGCAAGGTCAACAAAATGTATATTACACAATATAGACGCTTATTTGATGAAGTGTGCTGCTTATGATAACTaaaacattgttatcatcattattattatgatgatgattattgttaatattattattactattctgaTTGCACTTTATATGTTCTGTGTAACATGTGCTTGGTGGAAAAGACAAATTTCTGTAgatttacagacaataaagttccattatattatgttgtatttctttttttgtcgcaGCTGATTTGTCTGTGCAAAGTTTGGACTGCTCTTCCTGGGCAGAGCTAATCACTActgtgcagcaccacctttttttctttctgttttttttcttctgtctgcaagtgtatttgtttttctaacaaagtggatatacttacagaattttgccatggacaacccttttgttgccatgggttcttttatgcgcgctttgtgcatgctgcacactggacctcagttgaTTGTCccgtccaaatgactagcatccagaccaccaatcaatgTCTAGTGGGAGGGGAAGAAATTTTACTCTGGCGAGTGTAGGATTCGATCCCATGGCCTAATATTCTatcgcttccttggtggatgcGTTATActaccaggccaccactcaatatatatacatatatatagatagatagaaagatagatatgtatattatCTTACTGTTATGAATGAAaagtgttgtttctgttttcttcccccatccccccaccccaacccccctcaccccgcttTCCCCCCCCACCAGCTATCTGACGCCAGAGGACCAGAAGCACAAGCACCacgtggaggtggtggagagagagctgCACAGCCACCCGGAGAAGTACCCGGCCATCCACCCTGCCCCAGAGATCCCTGCTTCCCTGGCAGtgcaggagaaggaggtggaggagttcGACAAGGTCTACTCCTTGCCCAAAGAGCCCCAGCCGCATATCAAGCCCACCTACTGAACGGAATGGAAACAGAAGAAGAGCAGGCAGCATCTTGTTGTTACCTGATTATGATGGTGTGGTATAGTTGAcattggaggaggaagagggatgaAAAGTATGAactgtttctcttgttgttgttgtcattgtttggtgttgttttttttttgttcttgttgaaaaaaagataaaatgtcatgtttctttttcgtttcctctttttttttttttttttttctttttttttttttggttgttgttgttgttgatgtattcaggtggaggtggagataatgaaaaagaaactgttacattatttttgttgttgcgtaGTTAGGTTGGTGGTGGATACAATGAAAGACGAAAACAAACAACTGTTACATTGTTTTCTGTCATATGGTTAGGCGGAGGTGGATATAATGAAAAAGGTAAAGtgttgcttttatgtgtgtgtgtgcgtaggtaggtggaggggaagaaaatgaaaaagttgAAGTGTTACTGTGGTGTTGTCATGTATACTTTGGTGgaggaaatgaaaacagaaagcgGGGAGAGCGGTTATGACACACTGAAATAACACCTATGTGCAAGGGTGTATGATTACACACGAGCATGTGCAGACATATCTGTGAATAGCCTTCGTCACAggcttttgtggggtttttttggtgtgtgtgtgagtcatatGGATCTACAACCATCTAATTTGATCCAATGAGTAATATTAGCATCTTCCTTTTGAGTTTAttctatttattgatttttttattttctcatgaattctttgtaatttttttttataccacatGTCATGAGTGTGCTGGAGAAGAGATATTGAATATGGTTGCTAGCCTTGTAATTTACTGTTTGTGgtatggcttttttttgttttgttttgtttttgtttttgctttttttgtttttgagattCGTCATAAACAGCATGTACCTGCAAAAACGTATTTACCTGATTTTGTTTTATAAATCATTGGTttagatttaaaagaaaaaaacactcctTTTTCCAGTATATTATCTTAGTTTTTGACAATTTTGAAAAGAATAACAACTTTTCTGTATATTACCTAACTTTGGTACAtcggttggttgttttttgttgttattgttgtagttttttttaaagagagacagCTGTTTTATGATAATACTCCTTCATGAAAGTGGTGACATTGAATGGTCATGTCCACATGATTTTAATCAACGTTTTCAGCTTGCTGTGACACTGGACTAGTTCTTTCCATGGAGGACCATGCTCACATTTCATGCAGCTGTTATATTTTTACACAGCTTATTCCAGGAGTGCATTTCACTTTTCCTGCTggtgtatgcatctgtgtgtgtgtgtgtgtgtgtgtgtgtgtgtgtgagtgcacatgttcAAACTTAACTCACATCTCACAGGAACAGCAAAATGCATAAAGGTATATGGTGATAATATCTTCCGTTGCAGACTTTTATGAAATATTTTGCACAAACGCCTTTCTGCTTAATTTACAGAACATTATTGTGATTATTCAGTAAGATCTTTAAACATCCGtttacttccttcctttcataTCAAATGTGTGAATACAGATTATCAAGTAGCATGGTCAGGGCCATTTTGTCACTCTTTTTGCTGACGTGCTAAACAAATTATTTTCACACTGCTTATGTTATTGTGCTTAGATAAGTGGACTAATTGAATCCATTGAGATGTAAAGTAATTTCTCTTGGTTTATAAAATACCTTTTATCCAGCTTTGTTGCTGAAGTGACAGTTAATCATACAAGCCAGATAGCGTGTGCCATATCTCAGTGAATCTTATAATGGCCTTACAAGTTTCCATCATCAGCCCCTTTCccttgtatgtgtgttcatgttgaGATTGGGGAGTCTGACATAAGAAGAAAGGTTGAACAGTTAACATCAAATAAAGTCTTAGTCAGCCACTAACaaggacaataataatgataatgtgcattTGTTGAGCATATACCCTGCACATTTAGAAAATACATGGAAGGtacaggaattaaaaaaaaaaaaaaaagataaaaacttgCATTAAAAGTAGTATTTCAAAAAAATGAATGTGTCCATCACTCACAGGTCACACAAATTTCCACTAACAAAGGAGAAAACATGGAATGGCTGTCTGATAATGGTCACATTTCCTTAATCAGAAGCATTTCAAGAAAAAAGATCAGATAAATGTTCAGGTAATGACTAAATGCTTAACTTTTTGTGCGTCAGACAAGTCAGAAATGCTCAGTTTAATTTTTTATGTTATAACAAAAATATGTTTAAGCGTTGCATATGGTAATGCTCAGATTGATTTTTTAGGTGATAAAAATACTTCCAGGATTACATACGGTATCATGTGTACTCTATCATGTGTACTCTATAGGGTAATTGAAAATCTTAGGATATTCACCTGTCAGTTGCCAGTATTTTGCACCTGCCTTGCAGTGTTTTATATACTTACGTTCTTTACAGTTCATTGATGTTTGGAGTGTTGGTGATCATGTCTGAAAAAACTTGTTTCAAAACATTGCCGTTTTATAGCAGCAAATTTAACATTGAAacattgatgtgtgtatgtaaacaaGATTTGTTCCTAGAAAGATTGACATAAGGGTGAATACTCTGTACCATGTTTAATCTGGAttgcctagaaaaaaaaaaaggttttatgtAATATTCTGCATTTATCAATCTCATTATCAATATGGCACCATTGAAGCAGGGTTGTCCATACTGATTAGGTGATTGGGTTCAGAATGATATTTTATGAGCTGTTACATATGttgttcttatttcattttagttaCATTCATTTTACTTGCTTTCTATGAACGTttcttttatattcttttcttttacctgtttgtgtttttcgttttattcattcatttcacttttcttttacagatttatttttttatttcatttaattttccttcttcacagtttttgtacacacacatacatattgatGTAGATAGATATGTAGTTATACATATCCTGACAGAACTGATAAAGGCGGCAGCATGGACCTATACATGTTTGTTTAGCTAGCAGAAATTAGCAGATGCCAggcagaaagaaatgagagagagcagATCCGACTGCATTTAGTAAACATCTTGAAACTGCAGATGTGTTGCtgtgaaacaaaatcaaaactgttcagtgtgtgtgtgcatgattttgcatgcacacatatgcagatGCATGTTTTCTTGTGTTTATGATACCTTTCTGCATTTCTTTTGTTCACACAATGTCTTTCATGAAAAGGATTCAGTAATTTTCATGATAAAGACTGCACTAGTTTGAAggattttgtttatattttgatTTTGATATTAAACAGGGTTTCATTTACTATGTATGTGACTCCTGTGATTATAAAGGAGAGTTCATGGTATATCATGTATTGATTATTGAATCCAGTGCTTATATAACCGTTGATGGTAGATATCGATGCCTTTGTAGCCATTGAGTGTTACCATCAGTGC from Babylonia areolata isolate BAREFJ2019XMU chromosome 6, ASM4173473v1, whole genome shotgun sequence encodes the following:
- the LOC143283505 gene encoding mitochondrial pyruvate carrier 1-like, which translates into the protein MAGTLVKKGVAYVKTKEFRDYITRILTQLDCYNSTHFWGPVANWGLPLAALGDLKKDPEVISGNMTAALAVYSLCFMRFAWKVQPRNLFLMSCHITNEIAQLMQGTRFINYHYLTPEDQKHKHHVEVVERELHSHPEKYPAIHPAPEIPASLAVQEKEVEEFDKVYSLPKEPQPHIKPTY